Proteins co-encoded in one Cricetulus griseus strain 17A/GY chromosome 1 unlocalized genomic scaffold, alternate assembly CriGri-PICRH-1.0 chr1_1, whole genome shotgun sequence genomic window:
- the Ociad2 gene encoding OCIA domain-containing protein 2: MASVSTHGNQEKSPHLPPLSKQSLLFCPKSKLHIHRGEIAKIIRECQEESFWKRALPFSLISMLVTQGLVHQGYLAANPRFGSLPKVALAGLLGFGLGKASYIRVCQSKFHSFEDQLRGAGFGPEHNRHCLLTCEECKTRRGLSEQKGPQPSHS, from the exons ATGGCCTCAGTGTCCACTCATGGAAACCAAGAGAAAAGCCCCCACTTGCCACCACTGAGCAAGCAG AGCCTGTTGTTTTGCCCAAAATCAAAACTGCACATCCACAGAGGAGAGATTGCCAAGATTATCCGAGAGTGTCAAGAAGAAAGTTTCTGGAAGAGAG ctCTGCCTTTTTCTCTTATAAGCATGCTTGTCACCCAGGGACTTGTCCATCAAG GTTATTTAGCTGCTAATCCAAGATTTGGATCATTGCCTAAAGTTGCTC TGGCTGGTCTCCTGGGATTTGGCCTTGGGAAGGCTTCCTACATCAGAGTGTGCCAGAGTAAATTCCATTCCTTCGAGGATCAGCTCCGTGGTGCTGGTTTTGGTCCCGAGCACAACAG GCACTGCCTGCTTACATGTGAGGAGTGCAAAACCAGACGCGGATTAAGTGAGCAGAAAGGGCCCCAGCCATCCCATTCCTAA